The Pagrus major chromosome 1, Pma_NU_1.0 genome includes the window GAGTGAGCTCCGTGCCACACAGTGTCgtctgtgcatgtgcatgcgtgtgtgtatgtgtgtgtttgtatgtaacAGCTTTCTGTTTGCTCAGGATGAAGACAAACTGTTTTTACAAAGTGAAATAAGCACATAAGTTGTGATTTTTTCGGATAGAAATTGTTTCTTTGTCTTGAAGATTCGTGCCTCGCTGGCTGAACTGTGCATGAACAAAAAGCACACGTCTTCATTTGCCCAAAACTTTGAGCCTTTGTTGACTTCTATAAAGGAACTCATTATAAATATCAGTATTATtttgaaagagacaaaaaacaagccATTTACAGGAGAACAGCAGGTAGAGCTGGTAAAGCCCACCATCTGCAGTGGCCTTCATCAGAATACATGCAGCAGATAAATTCCagacagttttggttttatatgGCAGGATTTCAAGATATCCACCTCTGGGATAGAGGTGAATAGTTTTTCCACTCCTCACAGCAATGATTACAATGTTTAGAAAATGAATTGGCAGAAACAGTAGAGCCAATAATAATCTTTGTAACTTGAGGGTAGAAAACCCTGCATCATGCACTAACTTACATACAATATCATAGaccttttttcacagcagacattttgactcgtCAAAGCAGGACGAGCACAGGTGTGACAAATAACGTTAACGATGGCTCCATTCTGTTTAGTGTCCCATAAGCCATGCCAGTGAGTGAGCATAGACAATACCAGAGACCTGAAACTAGtgcacctaaatggaatgcagccatcattaaagttataaattccacctgtgattttcctgctttgacacaTCTAAATGTCTGCTGTCAATGATGTCATTTCACTGTGTACATCccttcatctaaaatgcatgtttgatccTTTCAAATCtcaataacaacactttcactagTCAGTTTGGTGATCACTAGGGCTGTAATCAACCAAAGAAATCCTTGGTCGACCGAAGCCGTGAAATTTCGACTAAAAATCGACTAATCGGGGGggttacattttctcttttactttaAGACACTTTTTGGGTGTGTGTATTTGGATAATATCACTAATTTAAACTATCTGTGTTTTAACGCTTTTTTGTAAAGTCATCTCAACAATAATCTTATATCTACAGGTGGTGCTCAGCAATATTCAGGTTAATCATTGTCAATGAAGTGCTACTTTTGTTTAACTTGTCTTTTTCTTGTGATACTGTAGCGATGTCAACATATTGCAATAGCAGGTGTTGTTTATAatgttattgtattgtatagTGTCACTGTGCTCGAATTGTGGCTGAATAGTAACAAAGTTTATGCTGCTCGTGCTGTGTTTTCATCTCCTCGTCCTGTTCTTTTCTCAGCTTAATAGTTGAGAAAGCTGGACAACTGCCTGGAGGACTTACACAATGGCAACTGTGTCtatgtgtccatgtgtttgtgtgtgggtatgtgggtgtgtgtgtgtgtgtgcgtgctgtgATTGCTCAGGGTGTTTGACTGGACAATCACCAAGACATAGAATGAAACGCCCACACATAATCATTTTAGTTTAAATCAAGTATGAATTTATTCTTTCTTAATGCTGCATCTTCCAACAACatctttttatcttttacagtaaaaaataaataagaagcCAATCTGTCATATAGAATCATTATTTCTTTCTCAGATACAAAACACAGAACGTGCACACTGACGAACTCGAACAAGGGAACTGGGGAAATGGTATAACTGGCACTTTGGTCGTCTGACAGTGACCTCACTGTCATGGCCACTGAAGAGCACCCGGGCTCAGTTTGACCTCCATCACAAGACTCAATTAGAGACTACACATCTAGACTACACCGAATATTTCCCAAAACCATTCTTAATCCAGAGCTCCATTGTGAAAAAGGCTGAAAGGATTAGTCGTTTTTCTAGTTTTCAATACCAGATAGAGATAAAAGACTGCATACGGTTGTTTCTACTGAAGCAAGACTAACTGGCTTTGTGAGCAGATCTGTGAGTGCCTGTGTTTACCTCTTGAACACTACCTCCTACTCTCTCACTCCTACTACATCTCGGCCTTGCCCTCATCACCTTTATTGGAGCTGGGGACCATCTCTTCTTCCATTGTTCCTCTGCCCttgagagatggagagagcttcaggaaatcaatgggcaaataTAGGAAGGGAGAAAAGGAGTTGCTATACATCAGCACACCGACAGCATCTCGCTTCCTACAAGGCGAAGAGGAAACTTGTTTTAAAGAGGGAGGGATGAATAAACCCTGTGGATGCCTATATTTGGTTACTTCTCTCTTTTGCCGCACTACTTCCGCTGCTCTCTCGGaaaatttcttcttctttttgcacTCTCAGCATTAACAGTTCCCTCGCCTGCACGTTTGATTATTTAAACCCCTTCCTCTGTAACTCCACATCATCTCCATCAGTCTGTCTGCACGTCAGTCTTAACTGGCCTCCTGTTCTGACAGTAACCAGACTCTGTCATTGCTCTCTTGGTGTATTTACAAATCGGACGATTCACACCTCGTTTGTCCATCTGGCATCGCCCACCGATGAGTCAGTGGAGTGACAGAACTGCTGACGTATTTGCCTTTTGCAGTGTTGCCAGCCTGTGAATCCATTCATCCTCATTtatccacagacacacacacagagacacagacaagaCAGATGCCCATCACAGCCAGAGACATTCTGAGTGGCCTCAAGCTCACAGTCCACGAAGTCCGATTTAGTCACGTGTTAGTCACACATCGGCAACCTTCTACTTTTTTGGTGTTTCGCTTGACACGAAATGACCTTGTAttgcatctttttaaaaaacaaattcagaaGAGAAAATCATAGATAGACAGCATGATTCAGGAAATATTCGGTGTAACTTTTATATCAAGATCTTCATTTTGCATCCAAGTCAACAATCTTTACACATTATATCAATATGTCACAGAAAGacatccaaaaaacaaaaaatctctGGCTTCCTGACAGGAAGAATTCTTTCCCTGTGGTTGTCGCGGACGACACTGTATTTACAGAGAATGAGGGATGATGATGGAACAACTACTATTTATTATTCTTCTCCTGCGTGTTGCTGCTTCTACCGCTAGCACTGTCTCACATACTGTGTCTCGCCGTCTTCTCCCTGCTTCCTCTCTTATTGCTGCATGAACACCATcgccctcctccctcccctccctctttccttcctcctttgctttcctctcttcctctttctaaTCCTGCGTCTTCAAAACCCCACTCCCTTCCTCTGCCTGTTATTTTCCTTGTCACCCTTCCTTCTCGGTTGCCATCCGTGTGTTcccttctctgtctttcccctccctcccaGCTTCACAGtatgttttcctctcttctctctcacagTAAACTGTCAGCCTGGCTGCCAAGCACTCGCCTGCAAAGTCTTACCTGGATCTAGATGAAAGGTGAAAGTGCTGGACCACAGATATCAGTTAAACACTCACAAAAATACAGACCTATTTACATAACACTTTAAGTGGTTACAGTATTGTCATTACTGTGCACTGATTCTAACAGTAATTGTAGCATTGTAGCAGCCAGTTAATTGGATGCACTATGATAGCACTAGTAGTTTTAACTAAGTTGATGACAAAAATTGACAACATCATTCACAATCCTGCTGATATTATTGATGGACTCAGCCCTCGTAGCCCTGATTGCAGGGAATCATGACATCATACAGGTGAGACGCAGAAAGCCTCACCTGCAGAGTATTATAGATAAATGTGACCTTAGCTAAAGAACTCTTAGCAGCCCTGAAAAGTGTTAAGCCCTGTAAGTGGTAGATTCAGAATCTAACCGTCCCCCTATCTCCCTCGCTGTGCCTTGAGGATTGGCTTACAGCAAAGCGGGCAAAGAGGGTATCAAGAGTCTAACAGGGGTCTTCGCAGCCTTTAAAACAGGCTGGAAGGGAAAGGGGAGTGGTGCTAAGAGTCAGATTCAGCCGAAAAGAAGGTGGAGGCTGAGGCTGAATACAGAGACGGCTACTAGTAAGAGGCAGGAAGGCAAGGAGGATGAGGGAGAAGAGGCGGATGGAGGCAGGTCGAACTCAGGCGGACATTCGAGCTCGAAGCATCGCAGGGTGACACCTGAGTCCTCGTTGCCGTAGTTAGCCCAGTACTCTTCTGGGTCGAGTTTGGGCAGCGCCAGCTCTTCCTCCCCCAGCTCGTACTTGACTACTGAAGTGGTCGTGGATGGGCCTTTCCCATACAAACCAGCCTTGACAGTCTCGGAAGCTTTCTCAAAGACGCCTTTTGTGGATGACTGGGGCTTGTTCTTGTGGAACCACCAGCGGGTTTTGGTGctgaaggtggtggtggtggagccGCCGATGGAGCCGGGGTCGGGCAGGGGGCAGAGGGCGAAGTCCATCTCACGGAGGAAGCGGAGGTCCTGGCCACGGCGGGTGGAAGGGGAGGCGCAGATGACCTCGGATGAGGAGACACGGGCCTCACGGAACCACTCCCACAGGGCGCGGGCCTCGCAGCCGCAGGACCAGGGGTTGGCGTTGAGGCGGAGGAACTCGATGCCCTGGGTGTCTCTAAGGGTCTGGCTGGGCAGCTCAGCCAGGGTGTTGTTGAAGAGGAAGAGCATGGTGAGACGGCCGAGGTCGCGGAAGGCACGGCGGTTCACCTGCCTGATGCGGTTGtcgtggaggaggaggcggtCGAGGTTGACCAGGCCGCGGAACACGTTCTCTGAGAGGGTGCGGATACGGTTGCCATGCAGGAAAAGCTGGCTCAGGTTGATGAGGTCAGAGAAGATGTCATCCTGCAGGAAGTGAAGATTATTCTCCTGAAGGGGGAAAGATAAGAAGGAGAGGGATTTAGCATGaaaagaacacacactgaaatttgtaatatttttaactggacatgtgtgtgtgtctgtgtgtgtacatgtgtgggtggctgcatgtgtgtgtcagagttgTCTGCATGTACTAATATGTCTCCCCCTACCTGCAAATAGAGGAACTGCAGGCTGTACAGCTTGTGGAAGATGTCATGGGGCAGGGCAGTGAGCTTGCAGCGGTGCATGTGGAGGCTCTGGAGCTTCTCTAGGCCGCGGAAGGCTCCCCCCTCCAGCCTGTGGAGGTTGGGGTTGTCCCCGAGGTCCAACTCCTCCAAGTCCCTCAGCTCACTGAAGGCCCCAGCTTCAATCCACGTGATGTTGTTGGAGAACAGCCAAAGAACCTGATGGAAGAAAATACAGAGATTGAACGGTGACTGTTTTTCCTTGCAGTGGATATTACTTCactttaaatgtgaagaaaacatttttttaaagcatgttCAAATAGAACTGTTCGTCAAACTCCTTCTTACCTGAGTCCCGAAGCCAAAAGAGCCAACTCTAAGCTCCGTGATCCGGTTGTTCTGGAGGAACACGCGCTGCGATTCATAGGGCACTCCAACCGGGACGGCGGTGAAGTTCTGCGCCTGGCAGCTCACAGTCATGGGAGTCGGGTAGCACACGCAGTGATGCGGGCACGCCGACGCCGGACTTGGCTTGCCGAGGACCAGCCACACCACCAGCCAGAGGGAGAGACCGCCTGGAAGGAAGAGAGCAGGGAGAGGGGAGGTGAGCGGGAGCTGTCCGAGGTGTTGAAATCATCCTTTACCACACATTTCATACTCACACTGAGTCCAAACGGGTAAATATTGCGCTTATTTTGTATTGCATGTtaaaattgtgtgtttattttgctATTGCTGCTTGTATGCAGTGGTATTTTAGCTGTATTTTAATCTAGAGCAACAACAAGTGAAGTTTACGCTTCAGCACCACACTTGAACCGACCATTACGCACAGCCTAATCACAAAAGTGTTCAGTCAGAGCAGCTATTTCTTAGAGTTAATGAAAACTTCGTATCATATTCCACTTCACATCCTCAAATTTGACTGTTGTAAGTCATGAGATAAGTCATTTTCTCACAGAAACTCAAAGTTTATCCAAGCATGTATCCATTGtccatttaaatttaaaatcttAAAGTACCTAAACTTTTCTTAGATTACAAAGAAACGTAGAAATTGTTGCACAAGTGATGCAAAGCAGCTCTATGTGTGAAGTTTCCATGAGCTATCCAAAGGCAAAGAAGACGGAAGAGAAACTTACTTTTGTAGGTGCGCATGATGGAGCATCGTCGGCTACGAGAAATCGTAGAGGTTTCCATCCTGAACCAAAGCCCAAAGCGAGTTAGCCTAAGAAGTAAAGCCTGCTATCTCCGCTGATGCGCTGGTTCCCGAGTCGGAGCGACTGAGAGTGTGCCGGTTGATGGCTACCACTGTCCCATATATACTCGAGCATCTCGTTATTGCCTACGGCAGTGGGCACCGTGGAATCTCCTACGTCACAGATCCCGGGTCATGAATGAGTGAGGGCGGCATGAAACGGAAAGGGGAGGGGCCGACCGTAGGGGATTCTCGTGGAGAGTTTGTACGCGCGTAAGGACTGGTTGGAGACGTGCGCTCAGActcagtgagaggaggagactTTTCTCGACGCACGTTGGAACAAGAGGAAGGGGGGGTGAGTGAAAGTAGAAACAGTGAAGGGAGGGTGAGTGAAAGTAGAAACAGTGAAGGGAGGGGTGAACGGGCAGGGGGGAGGTGAGCAAGGCACCGTGCCCGGTAATAATGACTGGGCTCTGTGGAAGAgcggaggagaaggagagcgCACGGCTCGTTTCCTGGCCGGCTCTCTTAGAGACCGTTATGGTCTGTGTTTCCGGCGCGCAGCagccagacagagagaggctggGATGGTTCTGTGTTAGGAAAGGAGGATGCCCCCGAATTATGATTCAGCTATAAGGGAGTACAGTGCCAAGAGAGAGTTACTCAAAACAACCGTGGTTGAGTAGTATTTGTTGTGGAGGTTAACTACGACATGCTTCAGTCATACTGTTTGTACTTTAATTAGCTCCTGACATAATTATGTTGATGATGGAGAGATGAAGTGGAGTTAATTAACTAAACAAGGGAAGAGTGGTCACAAATGAAGAGAGGGGATTTCTTTACTAATTAAGGACATTTAAACAAACTTTGTAGAGGTGAATCCTCATATTTGATTTCTCTGTTTGTATTGCACTGCCtcagatgtttttaattaagTCCACAAATGGGAACGTTATTAATGAGGCCAGAAAGAcagcaaaacacagcagatgtcttAATATGCATGCCACTTCAAGTCTGTTGtttgcgtgtgcgtgtgtgtgtgtgtgtgtgtgtgtgtgtgtgtgtgtgtgtgtgtgtgtgtgtgtgtgtgtgtgtgtgtgtgtgtgtgtgtgtgtgtgtgcctcaaGCTGTCACTGCTTGTGACCACCAACTGTAAGATAGCAGGATAGCATCTACCATGACAGTGACAGAGCGTGATAAATATAACTGTCATTGatcaaatgtaatgtgattggAAGATGTAGTTCACTGCTTTAAcggagcactgtgtagtttcaaggaagacattttaaccaGGAGAGAAAGATATTCATTGACAAACTGACCActtaataactgaataaactgaataaaccaactgaccttaaaggacaacacaatttcagactgttttacattcatatgtggcggaccctgccacctttctagctacaaacagtgttctggggactttattttcttctgagaacagcttgtttattcacttatgaaaaaggcagagatttctgagtttgtgttatgacctcattaatgttAAAAGGAACTGAGATGAGGCACTCTAGAGCGTGCATAAAGTCATATTCTTTGGACTGTCGTGGTAAAATCTGtcccgagtccttcacaaagaaatccacagtccagcagcattaaacagcttcaacaaatcatccacaggcttgtataggcaaccaagagagatggggaaggtctcattttcacGTCACATTACAATCTGTTCAccatggccaataaaaaaggaattaatacatgtaaattgctgcaTGTTGTTACATAGAGCCACTTTAAACGATCATTAAAGGATAAGtgcagccaaaaatgaaaaattttgtcattatctacttatcccaatgctgatggaaaggcaggtaaagttttgtagtccacaaaacgtttctggagcttcacagcatcGGTGCAGGATTTTCTCCTAAAAAGGtcgatggggacttgttttaaaacgtaaaaaaaaacataagatgCCTCACTATCCTTTCATTAGTTTTACCTAGTAGGCTCTGTCTCCATTACGGAAGCcttaaagggccatgcattcatacattttatttcttccgttttcccgtgataacgagttaatttcatttgttttctcgagatttcgagttatctcgaaataacaactgccgttttcccgagataacgggataattttctcaagatctcgagataacgaaactttgttttcccgagataacgatataattcatttgagatctcgagataatgactgtgatatgataggcctgagattatggagacgcctgggacctcgtagctggtcaggTATGTATTtaacgacatcaggctcacttagattgcgccgctgatatagctgaagccttgctaacctctttttagattacacacactaatgtgtagtattatctgtaatagcaaggcataatgctatttcagcctgtgtcaggccttaattgaaaagatatgtgacggTGATCGAtttgctcctgctcctctgacattgcttcactgaatgatgtttcctgcaatgatttaatatactacactatcgttttgttttctcaagatctcgaattaattatatcattatctcgggaaaacaaagttttgttatctcgagatctcgagaaaattatcccgttatctcgggaaaacggcagttgttatttcgagataataactcgagatctcaagaaaacaaatgaaattaactcattatcacgggaaaacggaggaaataaaatgtatgaatgcatggccctttaagGCTTCCGTACTCCATACAGTCCTTGCTTGCTTAGATAGCTTTAGAAAGAGCTTATAGAGCTGTATGAATACATGGATTGTACTGGCATAGTTTCTAAAGAGCATGCTGTCTGTCTAACATTATACAAGCAACACTTGTAATAAGAATAAGAGCAAATCATGGCTGCATCATTGCAGTGAGTGAGGTTCTGGCAATGTGAGCAGCGGTAGAATAGGCCAGAGTCGACCTTGGAGATTAATTCAAGTTttcttgtgtgagtgtgatatTGGAAATGAGTTTATTGCTGCTCAGACCGAGACCAGTGAGGAGGGAGACAACAGAAGCTCATCCATTCATAGTAACACACAACAGATGAGTGTATGAATGAAGGAATAGTCACATGTAAGGGCGTATGCATggatgcgcacacacacacacacacacacacaccatacagtacagtgcacacacactcacttcaTTCTGCACAAAGCCAAATGAGCCACAGGCAGTGATAAACAAATGAGTAAGCAAGGGGATCCGCCAGCCGGTGTGTGCTGTTGCTCCCTCACACCTCCTGCTTTGTCCTTATCTGGACTTGTGTTTGAGTTTCATTGCCCACCGGCCATCCGGGACCAATACCTCACAGGCCTCcccatcacacacacccactgcaCCAGCCgtgcaactgtgtgtgtcagtgtgcatgtgtgcttgcATGCCTCTCTGCTGAGACACAACTTTGTCTAAATGCCACCACGGAGTGTCAGTCAAGCCGTGTTGTGCCAGTCACCCACACAGCAGGTTTGCGCTACTGTGTAGGCACCGTCTCCACATTGAGTGTGATGGTCGCTACGTCGTGTTTGTGTTATCcccacacacaaaaatacactgaGGCTTCCCCGGCCCGCACCCAGACCGCCACATCTGCCAGCCCGTCTCTCTGTCcatctgcatgtctgtctgtctgcatccTGCTGTATCTCTTTATCACAGTCTGCCCGGCTTTGATCAACTGTTAGTTACCAACTGAGGAGTGCGTCACTGCACCATCCAGCGAAGGCGCCTTGTTATCTTGCTCTGTGGTGTCAGACATCCTGAAATAAACTGATTGGACACCCAGTCAGCTGATACGAATTTGCCTCTCTTATTCACTGCTACAGGTGTGGCTGCGCAATTCACTCCTGTGTGACGTCAACGCTTTCGCAAGAGTAGATGTGGGTAAAGCTGATGGGATAGTCGAGGTGTGTCTGTTGCCAAGGTTACAGTTCTGTTCCCTGGCCTTCAGTAAAGTTATTAAATATAGGTAAGATTTCCTTGTTATTGAGCTGCagttctcttttctctttctctttctcttttctctggcTTCAAAACActtcttctcttgtttctctTCATTACCATCCTCGTGTGTTATTGATTCAATGAGGACGCTTGTTAATGGAGGATGactttgacatgttttatcTCATTAGTTAGCACAAAAGCCTGTGTTCGCATGCACAACTGTACACTTGTACACACTTGTACACTTGTACTTGTGTATTTGCGTCCCATCAGGAGAAAGACAGGAGGATaagcacacacacctcctcatGGTTACTACAGTTAGTGTGATGTGAAAGACTGATGCAGACAGAGATACTGAAAGACGCACAATgacacacactgagaaacaaacaagacaagacAGTGTAGTGTCACGCACATAAACAGCGAGACAAAGACAAATACTTCTAGAAGGTGACTCAACACATATTGTTTTGTAGGAAACTCTCGAACACATTGCTCACTGGCACGGTCCGTCTACCTCTTATAGACGCACTCACAGAGGCAGCGTTATCTTTCAGCGCCTGTCCAATTGTCACTGTGCTATTCTACGGCGTCTCGTTCACCTCCCCTCTCCttcatctcttttctctttgtcttccagcactccctccctccctctttttttttcttttttctgccaGTTTCATTTGTCCTGCCATGGCGTCACCACTTCCGCTTAACCATAtactgctgctttttttttcttccacacgCTGGCACACTGTCTGCAGCACAATGGCTGCTGGAGTGACATGCAATTAGTCTTCTCTTCTTATAAGGCAACGAATGATTGAGTTTCTAAGATGCCAGACAGACTTTATCGGGAGGTCGTGATCACTTTGGTGTCATTCTTTTCATCGTTCTTAAAGTTGTACTTAAATATTATCCGCTTTAAAGTTAAACATTCTGTGTTTATCAGTGGTTTCTCGTCATTCTAGAGGAGAATCCTAGCACGTTTGCTAAGTTTTATTGTAGTAGTGTTGTATATGGTGTTTCCTCAAAATTTCCTCAGAGTTCAGTGAGCTGGGAGGCATTAACCTGCCTGTGGGTCAAAAATGATCCATCAGCCCGGACTGACACACCCGTTCTTCCCCCCTTCTGTGCACtgcatgtgttttcatgtgtacaATTTTACAGAGGGTTAgggtgcccaaacctaaccaagtcatttttgtgcctaaacctgaccaagtagttgtagttgtagtgcctaaacctaaccaagtagttttagtgcctaaacccaaccaaccTGTCACAGTATGATGACTGTCCAGTATGCTGTCGCCAGTATGCTGCAACAGTAATGCCATTTTGGGGGTCACTTGCAATCAACCTACTTGGTCATAGGGGTATGAGAGTTGAAACAGGGAGCACAATACAGAATACAAGTATTGCAGGTATACAGTGTGAGGCCAAACCAAGACACTGAAGACCATTTTAATCTTTCAGCCATGACAGGGATctgaagaagaaaggaggagggtGGGATTGTTGAAGCAAaggttttatttctgtttacgTTCAGTGTTTCTTACCAAAATATATTTCCAGTACCTTTGAGGTGTTGAGTGCATATCATTCCTTATAAAAAGGTTGTCTGCCATCAACTGTCAATCAGGAGACAAGCATGGAACTGATGGCAGAAATATGTGTCGCTGTCTTGTGTGCCGCAGTTCAAACTAAATGGGAACTCTCTTGTGAAAACattgctttggccacagtgCTACTGGTGgccaaaaactccacagggcacctttaaggCCCCTGCTATCTCATGCCCTGTCCACACTAGAGTTTAGATTCTCTGCCCGAGCCCGACCCCAAACTTGACCGAACCGGCCCACAAGCCGGGCCCTTGATCAAGCATttgtgggggttttttttgtttttttaatcattactttattcatttgcaaTCCATTC containing:
- the rtn4rl2a gene encoding reticulon-4 receptor-like 2a, with protein sequence METSTISRSRRCSIMRTYKSGLSLWLVVWLVLGKPSPASACPHHCVCYPTPMTVSCQAQNFTAVPVGVPYESQRVFLQNNRITELRVGSFGFGTQVLWLFSNNITWIEAGAFSELRDLEELDLGDNPNLHRLEGGAFRGLEKLQSLHMHRCKLTALPHDIFHKLYSLQFLYLQENNLHFLQDDIFSDLINLSQLFLHGNRIRTLSENVFRGLVNLDRLLLHDNRIRQVNRRAFRDLGRLTMLFLFNNTLAELPSQTLRDTQGIEFLRLNANPWSCGCEARALWEWFREARVSSSEVICASPSTRRGQDLRFLREMDFALCPLPDPGSIGGSTTTTFSTKTRWWFHKNKPQSSTKGVFEKASETVKAGLYGKGPSTTTSVVKYELGEEELALPKLDPEEYWANYGNEDSGVTLRCFELECPPEFDLPPSASSPSSSLPSCLLLVAVSVFSLSLHLLFG